The DNA window TGGCTTCAATGATGGTGTCTTTGTTGGTATCCACGGCAGTGGATGTATAAGGTTCGCCAATTGGCTTGAGAGATGAACGGATCAGTTCACCACTGTCCGGCAATTTACGTACCGGTGAAGCCAGTGAGTAAACCACCATATCAATCTGGCCGAGATCGGCCTTGATAAGGTCAATCACCTTTTGCTTGGCTTCATGGCTGAAAGCATCACCGTTCAGGCTCTTGGAATACAGACCTTCGGCCTTGGCGAATTTGTCAAAGGCGGCAGAGTTATACCAGCCGGCGGTGCCTGGTTTGCTCTCGGTGCCGGGCTTCTCAAAAAATACCCCTATGGTGGCGGCGCCACAACCAAAGGCTGCGGCAATACGTGAAGACAGACCGTAACCACTGGAAGCTCCGACAACCAGTACGCGCTTGGGGCCGTTGGCTATTGGGCCACGGGCCTTGGTGATATTGATCTGTTCCAGAACGTTGGCTTCACAGCCCTGGGGATGAGTAGTGGTGCAAATAAAACCACGGATTTTTGGTTTGATAATCATGTTTTAGCTTCTTCAGTCAACACTGGCATTAGGATAATGAGTTAGTCGTGGAATTGGCAGCCATTTTTAACAATCTACCGCCTTTTCACGAGTGGTTGGAGCAGTTCAGCGTTTGTGGTTGAACAGGCTCTGTTCTGCGATAAGTCTCTGGGTATACTCTTGTTTCGGCTCACAAAAAACTTGTTCGACCGGGCCTTTTTCTATCAATTTCCCCTTGTGCAATACCATTATCTTGTCACTGACATGGCGGATGATATTGAGGTTGTGGGATACGAAAATGTAGGACAGTCCCAGCTCCTTTTGCAGTTGCAGCAACAGATTGAGGATTTGGGACCGCACCGAAAGGTCAAGTGCCGTCAAGGCCTCGTCGGCAATAATGATCTTGGGATTAAGCATTAAAGCCCGGGCCACGGCGACCCTTTGCTTTTGACCCTCGGAAATCATGTGAGGATAGAACTCCGCATGCTCCGGCAGCAGGCCTACCTTGCGCAAGGTTTCGGCTACCTGTATCTGGCGTTCCTGGGCGCTCATCTCGGTATTGAATCTTAAGGGTTCTTCCAGCAGCTCGCCGATGCTCAATCTGGGATTGAGCGAGGTATTGGGGTCCTGGAAGATCATGCGGATGAGCTTGCAGCGCTGCTTGACGTTGCGGCTCTCCAACGCCGTGCCCTCAAAGAAGATTTCCCCGCCGCTGCGCTCTTCTGCACCCACCAGAATACGGGCCAGGGTGCTCTTGCCCGAGCCGGCCTCTCCGACTATTGCCAGGGTTTCACCCCGACCAAGTTCAAAGGATATGGGCGCCAGTGCTTCATGGTATTGACGCTGAAAACCGCGGTAACCGCTGAAATAGCGCTTGGTGAGATCATTGACCTTAAGCAGAGGTGTCGTCATGGCCGGTCTCATTTTTGTAGGGGAAGTGGCAAGCGTAATACCTGTCTTTCTGGTGGGTCAGCATGGGTTGTCGCACGCACTGACGCTGGGCCTCGGGACAACGGGGCCCCAGACGGCAGCCTATGGGCAGATGTTGCAACGCCGGCGCCGAGCCCGGCAAGGTTGGCATCAAGCTTTTGTGGGGCTGGGTTCCGGCATAGTCCGGCATATGCTGCAGCAGGGCCTTGGTATAGGGATGATAGGGCTCCTGCAGTAATTCCGCCGCCGGGCCTGATTCCATCACCTGACCCGAATACAGCACGGTTAGCTGGTTACACCAATGGGCGAGGGTCTCCAGCTCGTGGCTGATCAGCAATATGGTGACCCCCTGCAACTGGTTCAGCTGGGCCAGCAAGCGGAAGATCTGTGCCTGGGTGCTGGGCTCCATGGAGTTGGTGGGTTCATCGGCGATAAGCAGCCTGGGCTGATTCGCCAGTGCCATGGCAATCATCACCTTTTGGCATTCACCTTCGGAAGTTTCCCAGGGATAGCTGGCCATTACCCTCTTGGGATCCTTAATCCCGACCTTATGCAACCAGCGCTGGGCCAACAGGGTGCGCTCTTTTCTACGCCGCCAGAAGGGAACCTGCGGCTCTCTGGGCATGGCCTCAATCAGCTGACTGCCGATGGTTTGGATCGGATCCATACTGCCCGATGGGTCCTGGAAAATGATTGCCATGTCGGAACCCATCAGGGCCCGGCGCTCCGACTCCGACATCTCCATCAGGTTACGACCATCCCACATCATACGGTCGGCGGTAATAATCCAATTGGGGCCGGGGATCCCGAGAATGGCGCGGGCCAGCAGACTGCGGCCTGAGCCGGATTCGCCCACCAGACCATGGACTTCGCCTGCGCTCAGGGTCAGACTGACCCGCTCAAGCGCCTTGACCCGGCCGTGGGGCGTGTCCAGCTCAATGGTGAGATTGCGGATATCGAGTAAAGGCATAGGTTCAGTTCTTAATCGGCGCCAGTGCCGATCTCAGGCCGTCACCGACCAGGTTGACGGCAAGCACGCTAAAGAGAATGGCCAGTCCGGGAATGGTAATGGTCCAGGGGGCCGTCAGCAGGTTATCCAAGCCCTGGGCCACCATGGCTCCCCATTCGGGACTTGGGGCCTGGGCACCCAGACTCAAAAAGCCCAGGGCGGCAATGTCGAGTATCGCTGCCGAGATGGCCAGTGTGGTCTGGATAATCACAGTTTCCCAGACATTGGGCATAATCACAAACCAGAAAATCTGCAGAGGATTGGCACCATCGAGCTTGGCGGCGGTCACGTATTCCTTTTGCAGCTCTTCATGCACAGACTGGTGAATGGCGCGGACAAACTGCGGCGTCAGCGCAAAGCCCACGGCCCAAAACACGTTACCGAGACCGGGACCGAGTACTGCGACCACCAGAATTGCCATCAATAAAGACGGGATTGACAGCAGGGCGTCCAGCAGATGCCCGAGAATACTGGATTTAAGCCCTTTCATCATGCCGGAAAGAGAGCCGATGACAAAGCCAACCAACAGGGCCAGTGCCACCACGGCCAAAGACATACCAAAGGTCAGCTGTACACCATGGAGCAGACGACTGAATATGTCCCTGCCCAAATCATCTGTACCGAGGAAGTGCTCCACATGACCTTGGGGATCCCAGGACGGTGGCAAAAGCAGGGCGTTGGGATCTTGAACCTCTGGCATATAAGGCGCCAGCACTGGCCCCACCAGGGTCAACATTAGCAGGCTGACAATGACCCACAATCCGGCCAGGGCAAAGGGATTGGCCGCAAAACTGTGCCACAGTCGCAGCATGGGGGACGGAATGGTGTCGTCCTGATAAATCTTAATTCGAGGCATAGAGTTCCTTCCTGCTGAGCGGGTTGGAGGCCGTGTGCAGCACCTCGATAAGAATGCTGAGGAAGATGATTAATACCGACACGGCCAGTACGCCTCCGAGGATCACTGTGTAATCACGCTGATAGATCCCTGACACCAGCCAGGAGCCGACACCGGGCCAGGAGAAGATCACTTCGACCACAATGGCGTAGCTGGCGAAGGCGCCGAGCATCAGGCCCAGATGCTTAAGCAGTGGGATCAGAGCGTTGGGCAGAGCGTGGCGCACTATGATGGTGGCCGTGGCCAGACCCCGAGCTTCAGCTGCGCGGATAAAGGTCTGGTTCATCACATTCATCATGGCCGCGCGGGTAATTCGCACCACCACGGTAAAGGGCAGGATAGCCAGGGTGATCCCCGGCAGCACTATGTGACTCAGGGCATCCTTGAATGCAGGAATTCGATATTCTGAGTCGGATAGCAGGGTGTCTATGAGCATAAAGCCCGTGACCGGCTTTATCTCATACAGCAGGTTGATTTGTCCGGAAATCGGCAACCAGCCAAGTTCAACACCGAACCACAGCGCCAGAGACAAACCGAGCCAGAATACCGGAATGGAGTAGCCGGTCAGGGTGATGGCCATGATGGCGTGCTGGGTCAGCTTATGCTGGTTCAATGACGCCAGCACTCCCAGTGGAACCCCCAGCAGCAGCGCCAGCATGGCGGCAAAGGCGGCCAGCTCAAAGGATGCCGGCATGACCGAGGTCAACTCATGGGCCACGGGTTGTTGGGAGGTGACCGAAATCCCCAAATTACCGGAAAGCCGTTGATCCACAAACGCCAGAAATTGACTGAACTCTGACTTATCCAGTCGATAATCGGCAATGATTTGCATGGCCTCGGCAGCCGATGGATTCTCTATACCCGTCAGGGCAAAGGCCCGGTCCACCGGAAACATGGCGGTGACATAAAACAGGATCAGCAGCATCAGCAGTGAGGTAGCCAAGAACAAGTTAAAGCGTCGCAGCAAGTAAATGGCCATCAGTGTGCTTGCTCCTTGTCGGATTTTATACTGATCCTGTCAAAGGAAATGCCACCAAAGGCACTCAGGTGCATACCGGTAATTTGGTCGCTCTTCAGCAACATGCGTTTGGCGTGGGCAAAGCTCATCATAGGAGCCTGCTCGGCCAACATGGCCTCGGCCTCGTGGTAAAGGGCTGTGCGGGCACGAATGTCATTGATGGCTTTGGCGGCGCGTACCATGGCATCAAATTCGGTATTGCACCAACGCGATCTGTTGCTGCCGGATTCCACCGAGGCGCAACTGAGCAAAGGGGTGAAGAAATTGTCCGGATCGCTGTTGTCTGCGTTCCAACCGATGAGCACCGAGTCATAGTCGCTGTGTGACAGCTTTTGGGAGAACACACTCCAGTCGTAACTGATGATATTCACCTTGACCCCAATCTTGGCAAGATCCGCCTGAATAAGCTCGGCGGTTTTCAGGGCATTGGGGTTATACGCCCTTGCTACCGGCATGGCCCAAATATCAATGGTCAGTTTATCTATGCCTGCCTCGGTCAGCAGTTGCCGGGCTTTTTCCGGAGAAAACTCAAGACCAGTCCCGGCGTCACTGTTATAGGCCCAGGAAGTGGGGGGCAAAATACCTTTGGCCTCGATGGCACTGTTCTGATACACGGCCCGCAAAATGTTTTGTTTGTCTATGGCGTGGGACAGGGCCCGGCGGACTCTGACATCATTAAAAGGCTGCTTTTGAGTATTGAATGCCCAAAAGGCTACGTTCAAACCCGCAGTTTCATCCAGCACTAATTGAGGGTGTTCACTTACCCGTGTCAGTTCACCAGCCTTTGGCAGGGCTGATACGCTGCAATCCCCGGTAATCAGTTTTGATAAACGCACTGTGCTCTTTGAAGTGATATCAAATACCAGCATTTCTATCTCAGGTATTTTGCCCCAGTACCCCTCATGACGGCGGTAGCGGATGTACTCGTTTTTGACATATTCCACCAGGCGGAAGGGGCCTGTGCCTATGGCCAACTGGTCGAGTTTTTCGGGGGTTCCCGCCCGCAACAATTGCATGGCGTATTCCCGGGACAAAATTACCGCGAAATCGGTGGCAAGATTGGCCAGGAATGAAGCATCGGGCCGCGACAGATGAAACTCAATGCGGTAATCATCCAGCTTGGTCACAGAGGTTACCAGGTCGGCAAAGTCGATACTCTGAAAGAAGGGATAGCCACTGCGGGACACATAATGGTAGGGATGATCCTCATCCAGAATACGATGGAAGGAAAACAGCACATCGTCAGCATTGAGTGTCCGGCTTGGGGTGAAGATCTTCGAACTGTGAAAATTGACGCCTTTACGCAACTCAAAGCGGTAGCTCAGACCATCAGCACTGACGTGCCAGGCTTTGGCCAAACCGGGGACAATTTTACCGCTGTCATCGTCGTAATCCACCAGGCGGTTGTAGAGCTGGTGTGAGGTGGCATCTATGGTGGTGCCCGAAGTTACCAACTGGGGGTTAAAGGACTCGGGGTTGCCCTCGGAGCAATAAACCAACCCGGGAGGCAGTTGCTGCGGGCCGCAGGCAGAGAGCCAGCATCCCATCAGCAAGATTCCGGCGGTTCTGCAGAGCCTGATTGTCAGCGCATTCATTAATAAGTGGTTATCGATAATGGCGTTAATGGTTGATTTTAACAGCGCCGGTAAGGGATGGGCAATCTTTACGCCTTCTCCAGCAGATTGTATTTCTTCAAAATGCCCCGCAATTGGTGATAACTCAATCCCAGCAGATCGGCGGTCTTCTTTTGGTTGAACTGGCCCGCTGCCAATGCCTGCTGGATGATATCTTTCTCCAGATCTTCGCAATGTTGCTTGAGATCTATGGGGAAATTGACCCGACTGCCCGAGGATACCTGCAGTGGCTCAGGTGCTGAAACCTCGGTGTCGGTGACTTTCATGGGCTGGCTGTGGCCATTGCTTGAGCGTCGTTCCAGAGTACGGATCCGTCCCTGGGGCCTAAAGGGGGACTCGAAGGGATCGAGGATGATGTCTTCTATGGGTTCGCCCTCGGCACCGCTGCGGTAGACACTGCGCTCCACCACGTTTTTCAGCTCGCGGATATTGCCGGGCCAGTCATAATCCATGAGTTGCTCTTTTGCTTCGTTGCTGAAACCCGCGAAGAGGGACAGTTTGAGCTGTCGCGCCATCCCAACGGCAAAGTATTCGGCCAGCGGCATTATGTCTTCCGGGCGGCAACGCAAGGGGGGCAGGGTGATCACATCAAATGCCAGGCGATCGAGCAGATCGGCGCGAAATTCGCCGGCCTCCGCCAGGGAGGGCAAGTCTTCGTTGGCCGCGCAGATAAGGCGTACATCCGTCTGTATGGTTTTGCTGCCACCGACCCGTTCAAATTCACCGTATTCTATGACTCTGAGCAGTTTTTCCTGGATGAGCCCCGAGGTGTTGGCCAGTTCATCCAAAAACAGGGTGCCACCGTTAGCCCTCTCAAAGCGTCCTTCATGCTTGCCCTTGGCTCCGGTAAAAGAACCCGACTCATGGCCAAAGAGTTCACTTTCAAGCAGATTTTCGCTCAGTGAAGAACAGTTCAGCTTGATAAAGGTCTGATCCCAACGTTGGGATAGATAATGCAGTCGCTCCGCGATAAGCTCTTTACCCGTGCCGCGCTCGCCAATGATAAGCACAGGTTTGGACAGGGGGGCGATGCGGGAGACATGCTCCAGCACTTCAAGCAGGGCGTTGGACTGACCTATAAGGTTGTCCTGTTGAAAGGTATTGGGCACGGTAGGTGTTGGTA is part of the Shewanella cyperi genome and encodes:
- a CDS encoding ABC transporter permease subunit, which translates into the protein MPRIKIYQDDTIPSPMLRLWHSFAANPFALAGLWVIVSLLMLTLVGPVLAPYMPEVQDPNALLLPPSWDPQGHVEHFLGTDDLGRDIFSRLLHGVQLTFGMSLAVVALALLVGFVIGSLSGMMKGLKSSILGHLLDALLSIPSLLMAILVVAVLGPGLGNVFWAVGFALTPQFVRAIHQSVHEELQKEYVTAAKLDGANPLQIFWFVIMPNVWETVIIQTTLAISAAILDIAALGFLSLGAQAPSPEWGAMVAQGLDNLLTAPWTITIPGLAILFSVLAVNLVGDGLRSALAPIKN
- a CDS encoding ABC transporter substrate-binding protein — translated: MNALTIRLCRTAGILLMGCWLSACGPQQLPPGLVYCSEGNPESFNPQLVTSGTTIDATSHQLYNRLVDYDDDSGKIVPGLAKAWHVSADGLSYRFELRKGVNFHSSKIFTPSRTLNADDVLFSFHRILDEDHPYHYVSRSGYPFFQSIDFADLVTSVTKLDDYRIEFHLSRPDASFLANLATDFAVILSREYAMQLLRAGTPEKLDQLAIGTGPFRLVEYVKNEYIRYRRHEGYWGKIPEIEMLVFDITSKSTVRLSKLITGDCSVSALPKAGELTRVSEHPQLVLDETAGLNVAFWAFNTQKQPFNDVRVRRALSHAIDKQNILRAVYQNSAIEAKGILPPTSWAYNSDAGTGLEFSPEKARQLLTEAGIDKLTIDIWAMPVARAYNPNALKTAELIQADLAKIGVKVNIISYDWSVFSQKLSHSDYDSVLIGWNADNSDPDNFFTPLLSCASVESGSNRSRWCNTEFDAMVRAAKAINDIRARTALYHEAEAMLAEQAPMMSFAHAKRMLLKSDQITGMHLSAFGGISFDRISIKSDKEQAH
- the pspF gene encoding phage shock protein operon transcriptional activator; protein product: MPNTFQQDNLIGQSNALLEVLEHVSRIAPLSKPVLIIGERGTGKELIAERLHYLSQRWDQTFIKLNCSSLSENLLESELFGHESGSFTGAKGKHEGRFERANGGTLFLDELANTSGLIQEKLLRVIEYGEFERVGGSKTIQTDVRLICAANEDLPSLAEAGEFRADLLDRLAFDVITLPPLRCRPEDIMPLAEYFAVGMARQLKLSLFAGFSNEAKEQLMDYDWPGNIRELKNVVERSVYRSGAEGEPIEDIILDPFESPFRPQGRIRTLERRSSNGHSQPMKVTDTEVSAPEPLQVSSGSRVNFPIDLKQHCEDLEKDIIQQALAAGQFNQKKTADLLGLSYHQLRGILKKYNLLEKA
- a CDS encoding ATP-binding cassette domain-containing protein, translated to MTTPLLKVNDLTKRYFSGYRGFQRQYHEALAPISFELGRGETLAIVGEAGSGKSTLARILVGAEERSGGEIFFEGTALESRNVKQRCKLIRMIFQDPNTSLNPRLSIGELLEEPLRFNTEMSAQERQIQVAETLRKVGLLPEHAEFYPHMISEGQKQRVAVARALMLNPKIIIADEALTALDLSVRSQILNLLLQLQKELGLSYIFVSHNLNIIRHVSDKIMVLHKGKLIEKGPVEQVFCEPKQEYTQRLIAEQSLFNHKR
- a CDS encoding peptide ABC transporter ATP-binding protein; the protein is MPLLDIRNLTIELDTPHGRVKALERVSLTLSAGEVHGLVGESGSGRSLLARAILGIPGPNWIITADRMMWDGRNLMEMSESERRALMGSDMAIIFQDPSGSMDPIQTIGSQLIEAMPREPQVPFWRRRKERTLLAQRWLHKVGIKDPKRVMASYPWETSEGECQKVMIAMALANQPRLLIADEPTNSMEPSTQAQIFRLLAQLNQLQGVTILLISHELETLAHWCNQLTVLYSGQVMESGPAAELLQEPYHPYTKALLQHMPDYAGTQPHKSLMPTLPGSAPALQHLPIGCRLGPRCPEAQRQCVRQPMLTHQKDRYYACHFPYKNETGHDDTSA
- a CDS encoding ABC transporter permease subunit codes for the protein MAIYLLRRFNLFLATSLLMLLILFYVTAMFPVDRAFALTGIENPSAAEAMQIIADYRLDKSEFSQFLAFVDQRLSGNLGISVTSQQPVAHELTSVMPASFELAAFAAMLALLLGVPLGVLASLNQHKLTQHAIMAITLTGYSIPVFWLGLSLALWFGVELGWLPISGQINLLYEIKPVTGFMLIDTLLSDSEYRIPAFKDALSHIVLPGITLAILPFTVVVRITRAAMMNVMNQTFIRAAEARGLATATIIVRHALPNALIPLLKHLGLMLGAFASYAIVVEVIFSWPGVGSWLVSGIYQRDYTVILGGVLAVSVLIIFLSILIEVLHTASNPLSRKELYASN